One Cellulomonas sp. NS3 genomic region harbors:
- a CDS encoding sigma-70 family RNA polymerase sigma factor, producing MSSAGVEDTVLSDAELITAARTGDADAFGHLYERHAGAAWAVARQYTNSAADAEDVVADAFTKVYSIIQTGGGPDVAFRAYLFTVVRRLGMLRVQGGRRVEPTDDVTTFESAVGPAASTEDPALEGFERGVVSRAYRTLPERWQAVLWYTEVEAMSPAQIAPLLGLSANGVAALAYRAREGLRQAYLQEHLQEPLTEGCRGVSGKLGSYVRGGLAKRETAQVDAHVETCGDCRALLLELGDVNHGMRVVIAPLVLGVLGLGALSHGLPVGGGIASGFAALGEAGTAGTAGAGAGAGAGAGASTGAGAGAAGTGAGAGAAASTGAASVAVGAGAVGATTGAAAGSAAAAASATGFAALVGALPVGVLGAVAATVAVGAAVAVGGVLGVFSGDAAPTSEADGPLASASPTPGSTVRPSATPTPTVLPTVAPTDLPTLEAEADDELDDATPSDEDDTAEPGAAGPRTAPTTAPRTATGDEPDAEPDPDVTPDPEPDPDETTPPPVPATIGVATTQAEVVLTAGASNRLSVELVNSGGLAATDLVATVTLPSGVNIDEVRTELAPVALAGGGAGRFAVASGSTTWVCGPARTAGAGRSVAECTLDTLPPNASARLVLQVVADETVDADPAAEVTIAVRGTGLAPQDKPISLRTPIAASAPRLAPGSATSVPLVVPSGDAGHARPFTLDLLNAGQSATDAAGVTLRLPAGVHAVPPPAGALWACTAASAETGDVLTCGLAAGHSLPGRSSAVDLTLGLYADGSAARVPDAALVYSLQPDAPGRSQNQRLALGVDGYLQVTSPSGAVELAGPDAEVDIPVTVTNVGGRTVDVPTLRLTAPHGARWAEPDPVTAPGWTCSPPRPSHEPGAGGDTVVCTGAPLPAGAAVQVGARLAKNGMSEHGTLGTAEIAVETPRIGGPFPAARVLVTALPYGVDPTPTPTPSVTPTPSATPTPSVTPTPSATPTPTVTPTPTPTPTVTPTPTPTVTPTPTPSVTPTPTPSGSPTAPATPRYTSPGSGHTVTEIGAPLLTCTARGSRDTCTPALTGTSGSDDLTLVPLNSAGGRTVSSSATLELPAGRQVAWAGLYWASNSVHPRTNPLPAVDRIAVRPPGTPGYAPVTGRVTVLAEHGSGRPSEFQAFADVTALVSQHGAGEWSVADIAELREGSLVDAYAGWALVVVYADPSGGQVAVHDAPLRARDASGPRLTVATEPGGSARIGVVAWEGDRGLRGDQLLLDGTPLTPKRAGSSVGSPDNAFDGTATGYAFPNSLMVDAKGFARVATTGSTASLRPTSAAPDHDDFVVGVVTVETRPAGR from the coding sequence ATGAGCAGCGCCGGGGTCGAGGACACGGTCCTCAGCGACGCCGAGCTGATCACTGCTGCCCGGACCGGCGACGCGGACGCGTTCGGGCACCTGTACGAGCGCCACGCCGGGGCCGCCTGGGCCGTCGCGCGCCAGTACACGAACTCCGCCGCCGACGCCGAGGACGTCGTCGCCGACGCGTTCACGAAGGTCTACTCGATCATCCAGACGGGCGGCGGGCCGGACGTCGCCTTCCGCGCGTACCTGTTCACCGTGGTCCGCCGCCTCGGCATGCTGCGCGTCCAGGGCGGGCGCCGGGTCGAGCCGACCGACGACGTCACGACGTTCGAGTCCGCCGTCGGCCCGGCGGCGTCGACCGAGGACCCCGCGCTCGAGGGCTTCGAGCGCGGCGTCGTCTCCCGCGCCTACCGCACGCTGCCCGAGCGCTGGCAGGCCGTGCTCTGGTACACCGAGGTCGAGGCGATGAGCCCGGCCCAGATCGCGCCGCTGCTCGGCCTCAGCGCGAACGGCGTCGCCGCCCTCGCGTACCGCGCCCGCGAGGGCCTGCGCCAGGCCTACCTTCAGGAGCACCTGCAGGAGCCGCTCACCGAGGGCTGCCGTGGCGTGTCCGGCAAGCTCGGCTCGTACGTGCGCGGCGGGCTCGCGAAGCGGGAGACCGCGCAGGTCGACGCGCACGTCGAGACGTGCGGGGACTGCCGCGCGCTGCTGCTCGAGCTGGGCGACGTCAACCACGGCATGCGCGTCGTCATCGCGCCGCTCGTGCTCGGCGTCCTGGGGCTCGGCGCGCTGTCGCACGGCCTGCCGGTCGGCGGCGGCATCGCCTCGGGGTTCGCGGCGCTGGGCGAGGCCGGGACGGCGGGGACCGCGGGTGCGGGCGCGGGGGCCGGTGCGGGCGCGGGGGCCTCGACCGGGGCCGGCGCCGGAGCGGCCGGCACGGGCGCCGGTGCAGGCGCGGCGGCGAGCACGGGTGCGGCGAGCGTCGCGGTCGGTGCCGGGGCCGTCGGGGCGACCACGGGGGCCGCGGCGGGCTCGGCGGCTGCGGCCGCGAGCGCCACGGGCTTCGCGGCGCTCGTGGGCGCGCTGCCCGTCGGCGTGCTCGGGGCTGTCGCGGCGACGGTGGCCGTGGGTGCCGCGGTGGCCGTCGGCGGGGTGCTCGGCGTGTTCTCGGGCGACGCCGCACCGACCAGCGAGGCCGACGGGCCGCTCGCCTCCGCGTCGCCGACGCCGGGCTCGACCGTGCGCCCGTCCGCGACGCCGACCCCCACGGTCCTGCCGACCGTCGCGCCCACCGACCTGCCGACGCTCGAGGCCGAGGCCGACGACGAGCTGGACGACGCCACGCCGTCCGACGAGGACGACACCGCCGAGCCGGGCGCGGCCGGCCCGCGCACGGCACCGACGACGGCGCCGCGCACCGCGACGGGCGACGAGCCCGACGCCGAGCCGGACCCCGACGTGACGCCCGACCCGGAGCCGGACCCCGACGAGACGACGCCCCCGCCCGTCCCCGCGACGATCGGCGTCGCGACGACCCAGGCCGAGGTCGTCCTGACCGCGGGCGCGTCCAACCGGCTGAGCGTCGAGCTCGTCAACAGCGGCGGCCTGGCCGCGACCGACCTCGTCGCGACCGTGACGCTGCCGAGCGGCGTGAACATCGACGAGGTCCGCACCGAGCTCGCGCCCGTCGCGCTCGCGGGCGGCGGCGCAGGACGGTTCGCCGTGGCGTCCGGGTCGACGACGTGGGTGTGCGGCCCGGCGCGGACCGCCGGAGCGGGGCGCTCGGTCGCCGAGTGCACGCTCGACACGCTGCCGCCGAACGCGTCCGCGCGCCTCGTCCTCCAGGTCGTCGCGGACGAGACGGTGGACGCCGACCCCGCCGCCGAGGTCACGATCGCGGTGCGCGGCACGGGCCTCGCGCCGCAGGACAAGCCGATCTCGCTCAGGACCCCGATCGCCGCGTCCGCCCCGCGCCTCGCGCCGGGCAGCGCGACGTCCGTGCCTCTCGTCGTCCCCTCCGGTGACGCCGGCCACGCGCGCCCCTTCACGCTCGACCTCCTCAACGCGGGGCAGAGTGCCACCGACGCGGCCGGGGTCACGCTCCGGCTGCCCGCCGGGGTGCACGCCGTCCCGCCGCCCGCGGGAGCCCTGTGGGCGTGCACCGCCGCGTCGGCGGAGACCGGGGACGTCCTCACGTGCGGCCTCGCGGCCGGCCACTCGCTCCCCGGGCGCAGCTCCGCCGTCGACCTCACGCTCGGCCTCTACGCCGACGGCTCCGCGGCGCGGGTGCCCGACGCCGCGCTCGTGTACTCCCTCCAGCCGGACGCGCCGGGCCGCAGCCAGAACCAGCGCCTCGCGCTCGGCGTCGACGGGTACCTGCAGGTGACGTCCCCCTCGGGTGCCGTCGAGCTCGCGGGGCCCGACGCCGAGGTCGACATCCCGGTGACCGTGACCAACGTGGGCGGGCGCACGGTCGACGTCCCGACGCTGCGACTCACGGCCCCCCACGGAGCGCGCTGGGCCGAGCCGGACCCCGTGACGGCTCCGGGCTGGACCTGCAGCCCGCCGCGGCCGTCGCACGAGCCGGGTGCCGGCGGGGACACCGTGGTGTGCACGGGTGCGCCCCTGCCCGCCGGCGCCGCCGTCCAGGTCGGCGCGCGGCTCGCGAAGAACGGGATGTCGGAGCACGGCACGCTCGGCACCGCGGAGATCGCCGTCGAGACGCCCCGGATCGGGGGACCGTTCCCCGCGGCGCGCGTCCTGGTCACGGCCCTCCCGTACGGCGTGGACCCGACGCCGACCCCCACGCCCTCCGTGACACCGACTCCGAGCGCGACGCCGACGCCGTCAGTCACCCCGACGCCCAGCGCCACCCCGACGCCGACGGTCACGCCGACGCCCACCCCGACCCCGACGGTCACGCCCACCCCGACGCCGACGGTCACGCCGACGCCCACCCCCAGCGTGACGCCGACCCCGACACCGTCCGGGAGCCCGACGGCCCCTGCGACCCCGCGCTACACCTCGCCGGGCTCCGGGCACACCGTCACCGAGATCGGCGCGCCGCTCCTGACGTGCACGGCCCGCGGATCCCGCGACACGTGCACGCCGGCGCTCACCGGGACGTCCGGCAGCGACGACCTGACCCTCGTCCCGCTGAACTCGGCGGGCGGGCGCACGGTCTCGTCGTCCGCGACGCTCGAGCTCCCGGCCGGTCGCCAGGTCGCCTGGGCGGGCCTGTACTGGGCGTCCAACAGCGTCCACCCGAGGACGAACCCGCTCCCGGCGGTCGACCGCATCGCGGTCCGCCCGCCCGGGACGCCCGGGTACGCGCCGGTCACCGGCAGGGTCACGGTGCTCGCCGAGCACGGCTCGGGCCGGCCGAGCGAGTTCCAGGCGTTCGCGGACGTCACCGCGCTGGTGTCCCAGCACGGGGCCGGCGAGTGGTCCGTCGCGGACATCGCCGAGCTGCGGGAGGGCTCGCTCGTCGACGCCTACGCCGGCTGGGCCCTGGTCGTCGTCTACGCGGACCCGTCGGGTGGACAGGTCGCGGTGCACGACGCGCCGCTGCGCGCACGGGACGCGTCGGGGCCGCGTCTGACGGTCGCGACCGAGCCGGGCGGCAGCGCGCGGATCGGCGTCGTGGCGTGGGAGGGCGACCGCGGCCTGCGCGGCGACCAGCTCCTCCTCGACGGCACGCCCCTGACGCCCAAGCGGGCCGGGTCGAGCGTGGGCAGCCCCGACAACGCGTTCGACGGCACCGCGACCGGCTACGCGTTCCCGAACTCGCTGATGGTCGACGCCAAGGGCTTCGCGCGCGTCGCGACGACCGGCTCGACGGCCTCGCTCCGGCCGACGTCCGCCGCCCCGGACCACGACGACTTCGTGGTGGGCGTCGTCACGGTCGAGACGCGTCCGGCCGGGCGCTGA
- a CDS encoding methionine ABC transporter ATP-binding protein, translating to MSTEPHIRLTALRKVYPGTGTTAEVVALDGIDLAVERGRIHGIVGRSGAGKSTLIRCLTVLERPTSGAVVIDGEELSALPEGRLREARRRIGMVFQHVNLLDSRTVAQNVAYPLEVAGVPRAQRTARVQELLDLVGLGNRAGAYPAQLSGGQRQRVGIARALATEPAVLLCDEPTSALDSATTRQILGLIRDLRDRLGITVLIITHEMAVVREICDSVTLLDHGRVAEQGAVADVVAVYGSRLARELIPVPDLPLGEERQLVEVAYSTDDVPTADVLAAVAALGTGVEVAAGTIETLAGRRVGRLQLDVPAADVPAALDRLHAVGLHAVVSADGEAGAGGAARATGAGVAR from the coding sequence GTGAGCACCGAACCCCACATCCGCCTGACGGCGCTGCGCAAGGTCTACCCGGGCACGGGCACGACCGCCGAGGTCGTCGCGCTCGACGGGATCGACCTCGCGGTCGAGCGCGGGCGCATCCACGGCATCGTCGGCCGCTCGGGCGCGGGCAAGTCGACCCTCATCCGTTGCCTCACGGTGCTCGAGCGCCCCACGTCGGGCGCCGTCGTGATCGACGGCGAGGAGCTCTCGGCGCTCCCCGAGGGGCGGCTGCGGGAGGCCCGGCGCCGCATCGGGATGGTGTTCCAGCACGTCAACCTGCTGGACTCGCGGACCGTCGCGCAGAACGTCGCCTACCCGCTCGAGGTCGCCGGGGTGCCCCGCGCGCAGCGGACGGCGCGCGTGCAGGAGCTCCTCGACCTCGTCGGGCTCGGGAACCGCGCGGGCGCGTATCCCGCGCAGCTCTCCGGCGGTCAGCGCCAGCGCGTCGGCATCGCCCGGGCGCTCGCGACGGAGCCCGCGGTGCTGCTGTGCGACGAGCCGACGTCGGCGCTCGACTCCGCGACGACCCGGCAGATCCTCGGCCTGATCCGCGACCTGCGGGACCGCCTGGGCATCACGGTGCTGATCATCACGCACGAGATGGCCGTGGTCCGCGAGATCTGCGACTCGGTCACGCTGCTCGACCACGGGCGCGTCGCCGAGCAGGGGGCGGTTGCGGACGTCGTCGCGGTGTACGGGTCGCGGCTCGCGCGCGAGCTCATCCCGGTGCCCGACCTGCCGCTCGGCGAGGAGCGCCAGCTCGTCGAGGTCGCCTACTCGACCGACGACGTCCCGACCGCGGACGTGCTCGCGGCCGTGGCGGCGCTCGGCACGGGGGTCGAGGTCGCGGCGGGCACGATCGAGACGCTCGCGGGCCGCCGGGTCGGACGCCTCCAGCTCGACGTGCCGGCGGCCGACGTGCCCGCGGCGCTCGACCGGCTGCACGCCGTGGGGCTGCACGCCGTCGTCAGCGCCGACGGGGAGGCGGGTGCCGGTGGCGCTGCCCGCGCGACCGGTGCGGGGGTGGCCCGATGA